Proteins encoded within one genomic window of Triticum aestivum cultivar Chinese Spring chromosome 2D, IWGSC CS RefSeq v2.1, whole genome shotgun sequence:
- the LOC123052553 gene encoding pentatricopeptide repeat-containing protein At1g05670, mitochondrial has product MLLRRTAAAAAQRSSWLSPWRTILPHVGPARPYSATTSTSSPHRQRRSRCRTPQFTDGSLTTTSALRPFPDYSPPRPDSPADDALARRLAAALLASPSPGSLPPLPFIPLLRPLHLLLALPLLASHPNLTSLLVPLLLLFPSRPHPHPQLIQCFAIAAHLAVREPGTARAILVRALRFPSPHRHFVEQFIFTYKAFSSDPASFDLLLPCLPSAQLLRRLRQYGLSPSPESCNAVLSRLPLDEAIALFRELPDKNVCSHNILLKALLSAGRLKDARQHFDEMSSPPDVVTYGTMVHGYCDRGELENAVKLLDEMAAKGLESNATVYTSVIALLCNKGQVSDALRVVEDMTMHGVVLDAVVFTTVMSGFCSKGDLAAARRLFEEMQKRGLAADGVTYTALINGLCRAGELKEADRVLQEMVDKGLDVDVVTYTALIDGYCKRGNMVEAFRVHNEMVRRRVAPNVVTYTALSDGLCKQGDLRAANELLHEMCNKGLELNVYTYNSLINGLCKFGNLEQAMRIMTEMEAAGLRPDVYTYTTLIDTLCKSGEFDRAHSMLQEMLDKGIKPSIATYNVLMNGFCMSGRVEGGKKLLEWMLEKNVRPNVVTYNSLMKQCCIDKNMKSTTEIYKGMHSQEVAPNENTYNILIKGHCKARNMKEALYFHHEMIEKGFRLTTSSYSALIRLLNKKKKFSEARGLFDEMRKEGLTAEPDVYSFYIDISFNEDNLESTITLCDELVEASHVKSKAGTN; this is encoded by the coding sequence ATGCTcctccgccgcaccgccgccgcagcagcGCAGCGCTCCTCCTGGTTATCCCCCTGGCGAACCATCCTCCCGCACGTCGGCCCCGCCCGCCCTTATAGCgctaccacctccacctcctctccacACCGGCAACGGCGCAGCCGCTGCCGCACACCGCAGTTTACGGACGGTTCGCTTACTACCACCTCTGCGCTCCGACCGTTCCCGGACTACTCTCCTCCCCGCCCCGACTCGCCGGCCGACGATGCCCTCGCGCGCCGTCTCGCCGCCGCGCTCCTCGCTTCGCCCAGCCCAGgctccctccctcctctccccttcaTTCCCCTCCTCCGCCCGCTGCACCTGCTCCTCGCACTCCCCCTGCTCGCCTCCCACCCCAACCTCACCAGCCTCCTGGTCCCGCTCCTCCTGCTCTTCCCCTCCCGACCTCACCCCCATCCCCAACTCATCCAATGCTTCGCCATTGCCGCCCATCTCGCCGTGCGGGAACCCGGAACTGCGCGTGCTATCCTTGTACGAGCTCTTCGTTTCCCATCTCCTCatcggcatttcgtcgagcagttcATCTTCACATACAAGGCCTTCTCGTCGGACCCCGCCTCCTTcgacctcctcctcccgtgcctccccTCCGCCCAGCTGCTCCGCCGGCTCCGCCAGTACGGCCTATCCCCATCCCCAGAATCCTGTAATGCTGTGCTCTCCCGCCTTCCCCTTGATGAAGCAATTGCCTTGTTCCGAGAACTCCCCGACAAGAACGTCTGCTCCCACAATATACTCCTCAAGGCGCTCCTCAGTGCAGGCCGGCTCAAGGATGCACGCCAACATTTTGATGAAATGTCGTCACCGCCAGATGTTGTGACGTACGGCACTATGGTCCATGGCTACTGCGATCGTGGTGAGCTGGAGAATGCGGTGAAGCTGTTGGATGAAATGGCAGCAAAGGGGCTGGAGTCAAATGCGACAGTGTATACAAGTGTGATTGCATTGCTGTGCAATAAAGGGCAGGTTTCAGATGCTTTGAGGGTGGTAGAGGACATGACGATGCATGGGGTGGTGTTGGATGCAGTGGTGTTTACAACTGTAATGAGTGGATTTTGTAGCAAGGGTGATTTGGCAGCTGCAAGAAGGTTGTTCGAAGAGATGCAGAAGAGAGGGTTGGCCGCTGATGGGGTGACATATACCGCGCTTATCAATGGTCTTTGTCGGGCTGGGGAGTTGAAAGAGGCAGACAGAGTACTTCAGGAGATGGTGGACAAGGGATTGGATGTTGATGTGGTCACATATACAGCACTCATTGATGGGTACTGCAAAAGAGGGAACATGGTGGAAGCCTTCCGAGTTCACAATGAAATGGTGCGGAGAAGAGTGGCACCAAATGTGGTGACATACACGGCTCTGTCTGATGGACTGTGCAAGCAGGGGGATTTGCGTGCTGCTAATGAGCTATTGCATGAGATGTGCAACAAGGGGTTAGAGCTGAATGTTTACACATACAACTCCCTGATCAATGGCCTGTGCAAGTTTGGCAATCTGGAGCAGGCCATGAGGATCATGACAGAGATGGAAGCAGCCGGACTTAGACCAGATGTTTATACATATACAACTCTTATAGATACGCTCTGCAAGTCAGGAGAGTTTGACAGGGCTCACAGCATGTTACAGGAAATGTTAGATAAAGGAATTAAGCCTAGTATTGCGACTTACAATGTTCTAATGAATGGTTTTTGCATGTCAGGTAGGGTAGAAGGAGGAAAAAAGCTGCTCGAGTGGATGCTGGAGAAGAACGTCCGCCCAAATGTTGTAACTTATAATTCTCTTATGAAGCAGTGCTGCATTGACAAGAACATGAAATCTACCACTGAGATTTACAAGGGGATGCATTCTCAGGAGGTGGCTCCAAATGAGAACACATACAATATATTGATCAAGGGGCACTGTAAGGCAAGAAATATGAAAGAGGCACTGTATTTCCATCATGAAATGATAGAGAAGGGATTTAGACTCACAACAAGCTCTTATAGTGCTCTTATAAGATTGCTGAATAAAAAGAAGAAATTTTCTGAGGCAAGAGGGTTATTTGACGAGATGCGAAAGGAGGGTTTGACAGCTGAACCAGATGTTTACAGTTTTTATATTGACATCAGTTTTAATGAGGATAATTTGGAGTCGACCATTACACTTTGTGATGAACTGGTGGAAGCCAGTCATGTAAAATCTAAAGCTGGCACAAACTAA
- the LOC123052554 gene encoding trafficking protein particle complex subunit 5 isoform X3 — MQTFSTSSSAVADRSLSAFAFLFSEVVQYNQTQVDNIADLERRLEDAGYAVGARVLELLCHREKGNRRETQLLGILSFIHSTVWKVLFGKVADSLEKGTEHEDEYMISEKELLVNRFISVPKDMGAFNCGAFVAGIVRGVLDNAGFPAVVTAHFVPIEGQQRPRTTILIKFAEEVLRRESRLG; from the exons ATGCAAACGTTCTCGACAAGCTCCTCAGCCGTGGCAGACAGGAG TTTGAGTGCATTCGCATTCTTGTTCTCGGAGGTGGTTCAATACAACCAGACACAAGTTGACAACATTGCTGACCTGGAACGAAG GCTGGAGGACGCTGGTTATGCTGTTGGTGCTAGAGTTCTTGAACTGCTGTGTCACAGGGAGAAG GGGAATAGACGAGAGACTCAACTGCTGGGGATTTTATCATTCATTCACAGCACTGTATGGAAAGTACTGTTCGGAAAG GTGGCTGACTCGCTTGAGAAAGGAACAGAACATGAGGATGAATACATGATTAGTGAAAAGGAGCTTCTTGTTAACCG GTTCATTTCCGTGCCGAAAGACATGGGGGCATTCAACTGTGGAGCTTTTGTTGCAGGGATTGTAAGG GGCGTATTGGACAATGCTGGTTTTCCAGCGGTAGTTACGGCACATTTTGTGCCAATTGAAGGCCAGCAGAGGCCCAGGACAACAATCTTGATTAAATTTGCTGAAGAG GTTTTACGTCGGGAATCAAGACTTGGCTGA
- the LOC123052554 gene encoding trafficking protein particle complex subunit 5 isoform X2, translating to MISVGKTKQYANVLDKLLSRGRQEVSLSAFAFLFSEVVQYNQTQVDNIADLERRLEDAGYAVGARVLELLCHREKGNRRETQLLGILSFIHSTVWKVLFGKVADSLEKGTEHEDEYMISEKELLVNRFISVPKDMGAFNCGAFVAGIVRGVLDNAGFPAVVTAHFVPIEGQQRPRTTILIKFAEEVLRRESRLG from the exons ATGATCAGTGTTGGGAAGACGAAGCAGTATGCAAACGTTCTCGACAAGCTCCTCAGCCGTGGCAGACAGGAG GTCAGTTTGAGTGCATTCGCATTCTTGTTCTCGGAGGTGGTTCAATACAACCAGACACAAGTTGACAACATTGCTGACCTGGAACGAAG GCTGGAGGACGCTGGTTATGCTGTTGGTGCTAGAGTTCTTGAACTGCTGTGTCACAGGGAGAAG GGGAATAGACGAGAGACTCAACTGCTGGGGATTTTATCATTCATTCACAGCACTGTATGGAAAGTACTGTTCGGAAAG GTGGCTGACTCGCTTGAGAAAGGAACAGAACATGAGGATGAATACATGATTAGTGAAAAGGAGCTTCTTGTTAACCG GTTCATTTCCGTGCCGAAAGACATGGGGGCATTCAACTGTGGAGCTTTTGTTGCAGGGATTGTAAGG GGCGTATTGGACAATGCTGGTTTTCCAGCGGTAGTTACGGCACATTTTGTGCCAATTGAAGGCCAGCAGAGGCCCAGGACAACAATCTTGATTAAATTTGCTGAAGAG GTTTTACGTCGGGAATCAAGACTTGGCTGA
- the LOC123052554 gene encoding uncharacterized protein isoform X1, with protein sequence MLGTVFSLCVPRIGLQGNTTAPTPPATPALPSRTAMRPSASSSTCSGHRRRKQSPTPRHPRPTSSCAARSTIWPRQLVVVNGEKEEEQRRDRREGGGTTSGKNFTPTSALPSLVLHEAPPQAQQTHIPASPLCSSSSTHCARRLFPATGGEFPSDERAWILKCRQIHTVGPAPPTAASPPAKSSAATGAVVDKSYLTSSVAAKK encoded by the exons ATGCTGGGCACCGTCTTCTCCCTTTGCGTCCCGCGCATCGGGCTCCAGGGCAACACCAccgcgccgacgccgcccgccACGCCGGCTCTGCCAAGTCGCACGGCCATGCGGCCCTCGGCGTCTTCCTCGACATGCTCAGGCCACCGTCGCCGCAAGCAGTCGCCCACGCCTAGGCACCCGCGGCCGACCAGCTCCTGCGCCGCGCGATCGACAATCTGGCCGCGGCAGCTTGTTGTGGTGAAtggagagaaggaggaggagcagaggagagACAGACGAGAGGGTGGGGGGACAACGAGTGGAAAAAATTTCACCCCCACCTCAGCCCTACCTTCACTCGTTTTGCACGAAGCCCCCCCACAAGCACAACAAACACATATCCCCGCCTCCCCGCTGTGTTCTTCCTCATCTACCCACTGCGCACGGAGGCTGTTCCCGGCGACGGGCGGTGAATTTCCCAGCGACGAGAGAGCCTGGATTCTGAAGTGCAGGCAGATCCACACCGTCGGTCCTGCTCCTCCGACGGCCGCTTCTCCTCCCGCAAAGTCCAGCGCCGCCACTG GTGCTGTGGTCGACAAAAGCTACCTCACTTCTAGTGTTGCAGCGAAGAAATAA